GTGGCAGGTATTTCAACCTGCCTCTTTATGCACTGGCAACGAAGGAGAAGCTGTATGCAAGTCAACATCAGTGGACACCAATTAGAAGTGACCAAGCCCCTGCGCGAATACATCGAGCTGAAACTCAAGAAGCTCGAGGGGCATTTTGACAAGATTACCAATGTGCAGGTAACGATGGCGGTCGAGAAACTGAAACAGAAGATCGAAGCCACGCTGCATATCCACGGTGGGGAGGTCGTAGCTAACGCAGAACATGACGACATGTATGCGGCGATCGATCTGCTCACTGACAAGCTGGACCGACAATTGCTAAAGCATAAGGAAAAGCAGCAGAACATCCTTAAAGGTGCGACAGCTCGCTAACACTCCCAACCCATGATCCGACTCGAAAACATCCTGACCCCTGGCCGTTCACTCGTGAACGTGCCGGGCGGCAGTAAGAAACGCGTACTTGAACAGATTGCCAATCTGATCGGCAGAGAAGTGCCTGATCTGGATTCGCAAACCGTGTTCGAAAGCCTTGTTGCCCGAGAAAAACTCGGTTCTACCGGCTTTGGCAATGGCATCGCCATCCCGCATTGTCGCCTGAAGGGTTGTCACTCGCCCATCAGTGCGTTGCTGCACCTGGACGCACCTGTTGATTTCGATGCCATTGATGGTGCGCCTGTGGACCTGCTGTTTGTCCTGCTGGTCCCGGAAGCTGCCACCGATGCACACCTGGAGCTGTTGCGCCAAATCGCCAGCATGCTTGATCGCAAAGAAGTGCGTGACCGCCTGCGCAGCGCCGAAAGCAATGAAGCGCTTTATCAGGTGGTACTGGACGAGCAGAACGGGCATT
This genomic window from Pseudomonas sp. G.S.17 contains:
- the raiA gene encoding ribosome-associated translation inhibitor RaiA — protein: MQVNISGHQLEVTKPLREYIELKLKKLEGHFDKITNVQVTMAVEKLKQKIEATLHIHGGEVVANAEHDDMYAAIDLLTDKLDRQLLKHKEKQQNILKGATAR
- the ptsN gene encoding PTS IIA-like nitrogen regulatory protein PtsN, yielding MIRLENILTPGRSLVNVPGGSKKRVLEQIANLIGREVPDLDSQTVFESLVAREKLGSTGFGNGIAIPHCRLKGCHSPISALLHLDAPVDFDAIDGAPVDLLFVLLVPEAATDAHLELLRQIASMLDRKEVRDRLRSAESNEALYQVVLDEQNGH